The genome window AGCTGACCGTCACCTGGGGCACATCGTGGACCAGCACCTCCCCGACCCGGTCAACGCCCAGAATCCCCTTCTCCTCTTTTTCCATCACNGGATCGCCGAGAAGAACCTTCTCCATATGCTCCGTCGAAAGGAAAAAGGATTTGAGCCTTGGGTCGCTGTCGTAGCGCAGCTGATCGATCCCGATGGGAGGAGCGAGGTTGTCGACCAGGGCGACCACGTGGTCCATCGCCTTCAGAACTGCAGGCCGCAACTTGCGCTGGTAGCCCCACATCCCCCGCAGCAGCGGATCGGTGCCGTCCACCGCCCTTTCGATCGCTTTTTCCACCAGTTCTTCGGGATAGCGATCCCGTGCAGACTCGTCGCCGAAGATCGATTCAAACAGTCCGAACATGGGGCCCTCCGAGAGGTTTTCCGGGTCGATCGTTTCCATCCATTGTAGCGGGTCGGCGGCAAGAGGCCAGAGTCCGGCGGCATGGGCGCGAAACGGTTGAGCCTTACCAAATGAAATAGAGGAAAGAACGGGGAGTTCTTTCCTCTATGGACCATCAGTCAGAATAGGAAGTTCTTGAAACCAGGGTTGCCCCCGGGTCGGTTCTACAGAATCGAAACGCTCCCGGGAAGACATCGGCATCTCCCGTCTTTTTCGGACCTGGCACGCAGGCCCTACCTGGAATTACCCTCAGGAGTTGAGAGCTTCCCCCCCGTTTTCACATCCGTTTTCAGCCTCGGCCTTGCAGCGCGAGACCACGTCCTTCAGCCAGGCGATCTCGTCCGGCGCGAACTGCTTGGAGTAGTCGGTGCCGATATTCATCGCCCAATAGAGTTCCGCCGTTGTCATCTCCGCGAGCACATGCCCCGGGAGCTGGACGCAGGGCGCCTCCTTCTCGGCCCAGTCGTTGAGGCGCTGCCGTTGATCGAAAAAGAGCAGATAGTCGGTGCCGTCATTTTCGATGATCAACGGCAATTCGGCCTCTTGCTCTTCGTTGTCCTCGTCCGTTCCGATGCTCTGGGTCATGGTGGGAACGAAGAAAACCGCATTGAGGAACAGGTCGTAAAAGCCCGACTGTGCTTTCTGGTCGTCGGGGTTGGCACGCAGGGTCTCCAGGGCTTTATCGAGTTCGGTCATGAAAATCTGCCTTTGTTGTGGGTTGGTTGGTGTCCGTAAAACGTGGAACGAAGACGGCGGTCGACAAACAAGGATCAGCAGACGTCCAGGCGCAGCAGGGACCTTATTCGCCGCATGCTTCAGTATCAGCCTTGCAGCGCGCGACCACGTCCTTCAGCCAGGTGATCTCCTCGGGCGTGAACTCCTTGGGCTGGTCAGTGCCGATATTCATCGCCCAGTAAAGTCCCTCGTTGGTCAGGTCCG of Desulfuromonas sp. contains these proteins:
- a CDS encoding SseB family protein — encoded protein: MTELDKALETLRANPDDQKAQSGFYDLFLNAVFFVPTMTQSIGTDEDNEEQEAELPLIIENDGTDYLLFFDQRQRLNDWAEKEAPCVQLPGHVLAEMTTAELYWAMNIGTDYSKQFAPDEIAWLKDVVSRCKAEAENGCENGGEALNS